GCCCTGCGGCGCCTTCGACCGCAAGCACGACCCGATGCTCAAGCGGCTGGCCGTCGAGGGCCGCGCCAAGGTCGTCTTCCACCCGATGCTGATCTTCGGTGAGGGCACGCAGCCGGCCCATGACAACTCGCTGCGGGCCGCGGCCGCGCTGCGCTGCGTCACCGACGGCGCCCACTGGCTGTCCTACCAGGACGCCCTCTACGCCCATCAGCCGGCGAACGAGAACGCCACCGGCTACCTGACCCAGGACCTGCTCTCCTACGCGGAACCGCTGGGGCTCACCGGCGACGAGTTCACCTCGTGCGTGAAGAACCAGCGCCACGCCGCGAGCGTGAAGACCGTCAGCCAGGGCTACATATCGTCCGGGATCCAGGGGACGCCCAGCGTGCGGGTCAACGGGCGGACGCTCAGCCAGTCCGACACCGAGAGCCCGGACGCGCTGCGCCGTGCCATAGAGGCCGCCGCCTGACCGGCTAGTCTCACCGCGACGAGGGAGGTCGAGGGCGATGGCGTGGAGCTGGCGGCTGGAGAAGGCCGACGGGCGGACGATCGGCATGTCGGAGGAGACCTTCTCCACCCAGGCGGACGCGGAGAGCTGGCTGGGGGAGAATTGGCGGGGACTGCGCACCGAGGAGGTCGACAAGGTGACCCTCCTGGACGGCGACACCATCGTGTACGGGATGAGCCTGCACGACCCGGAGTGACCGGCGGGGAAGGGAGAGGGCCGCGAAGCGTCGCGCTCCGCGGCCCCCGGGTGCTCGCCGGGCTCAGGGGCGCCTGCGCGGGCTGACGGTCTTGGCCGGGTCCCGGATGACGGTCTCGCCGAGGA
The sequence above is a segment of the Actinomadura coerulea genome. Coding sequences within it:
- a CDS encoding DsbA family protein, whose amino-acid sequence is MIALVGAGLVLVLAVAAVFVFLVQGGDDGGGGGEEQLRVGKIAGGAEATPLADGGLTMARPGVTSPVVDIYEDFACPPCGAFDRKHDPMLKRLAVEGRAKVVFHPMLIFGEGTQPAHDNSLRAAAALRCVTDGAHWLSYQDALYAHQPANENATGYLTQDLLSYAEPLGLTGDEFTSCVKNQRHAASVKTVSQGYISSGIQGTPSVRVNGRTLSQSDTESPDALRRAIEAAA